A genomic stretch from Chitinophaga agri includes:
- a CDS encoding TonB-dependent receptor gives MRKLLLLLMPMLLTVITAFSQDAVVGVIKNGEGTSVVGATVVIKGTNVHAVADTSGRFSIPLRKAFPFTLLISSLGYKLEEVKLTARPSAPLDITLTSDNSLSEVVISSRRRIETAQAVPIPISVVSGSLVADVGAFNVNRLKELVPTVQLYSSNPRNTTLNIRGMGSTFGLTNDGIDPGVGFYVDGVYYARPAATTLDFIDIEQVEVLRGPQGTLFGKNTTAGAFNITTRAPGFTPEANFEVSYGNYGYIQAKAAVSGPLSKKFAARVSFSGTQRDGTIYNTVSQKYINDLNNLGLRGQLLYTPSDKIKITLTADNSEQHPEGYAQVVAGVAPTLRPAYRQFNQIIADLNYKLPSEHPFDRLVDHNTSWRSGNELGGVSLNVDAKIGNGTLTSTTAWRYWNWDPSNDRDFTGLAVLQLSQATSKHKQWTQEVRYAGDLTSRLSGVIGVFGIWQDLKTDPYHVEESGNAQWRFSQSTTSELWATPGLFDGYGIRTTSRLKTFGGAVFGQLDWAITDQIHVLPGLRYNYDKKKVDYDRQTYGGLQTDDPALIALKNIVYTNQTFNADVDESNVSGQLTLAYQPTKAINAFATYSTSYKPIGVNLGGLPTSSGKVMTELARINPESVKHFEIGVKTSPGKNATANIVYHRTDIKDYQTQVQTAEVGVNRGYLANAEKVRVQGVELDASIRIHSAVSLYGSLAYTDGKYVSFKNAPVPLEETGGSSAFKDISGGQLPGISKWAGSLGGEIVSNPGIILGQNARFFVGADAYFRSSFSSSPSPSKYLNVDGYTLFNARAGFRALNGLTLFVWGRNLFNKDYFEQLLPAAGNAGHYAAVLGDPGTYGVTIRYSYHQ, from the coding sequence ATGCGAAAATTATTATTACTCCTTATGCCAATGTTGTTAACGGTCATCACAGCATTCTCCCAGGATGCTGTTGTTGGCGTGATAAAAAATGGTGAGGGGACATCCGTTGTAGGGGCCACAGTTGTCATTAAAGGGACCAATGTACACGCCGTTGCCGATACCAGTGGCCGGTTCAGCATTCCGCTACGTAAGGCATTTCCATTTACGTTGTTAATCAGTTCCCTGGGTTATAAGCTGGAAGAAGTAAAGCTGACGGCACGTCCTTCCGCCCCACTCGATATTACGCTGACGAGCGATAACAGTCTGTCGGAAGTGGTGATCTCTTCCCGTCGCCGTATAGAAACAGCACAGGCAGTACCTATTCCCATATCTGTAGTGAGTGGCTCACTGGTGGCAGATGTAGGTGCATTCAATGTCAACCGGCTGAAAGAGCTGGTGCCTACAGTACAGTTGTATTCTTCTAATCCACGTAATACGACGCTCAACATCCGCGGAATGGGTTCTACTTTTGGTTTGACCAATGATGGTATAGATCCCGGTGTAGGATTTTATGTAGACGGTGTGTATTATGCGCGTCCGGCAGCTACTACACTTGACTTTATCGATATAGAACAGGTAGAAGTACTACGCGGGCCACAGGGAACGCTCTTCGGAAAGAACACGACTGCCGGGGCGTTCAACATCACCACACGTGCTCCAGGCTTCACACCGGAAGCCAACTTTGAAGTAAGCTATGGTAACTACGGTTACATCCAGGCAAAAGCCGCTGTTTCCGGGCCACTCAGCAAGAAATTTGCTGCACGTGTATCCTTCTCCGGTACACAACGCGACGGTACGATCTACAACACCGTATCACAGAAATATATTAATGACCTCAACAACCTGGGACTGCGCGGACAATTGTTATACACACCATCAGATAAGATAAAGATCACGCTAACTGCGGACAATTCAGAACAGCATCCCGAGGGATATGCGCAGGTGGTGGCAGGCGTAGCGCCAACGTTAAGACCGGCTTACCGTCAGTTCAACCAGATCATTGCTGACCTGAATTATAAATTGCCAAGTGAGCATCCTTTCGACCGGCTGGTGGACCATAACACCTCATGGCGTTCGGGTAATGAACTGGGTGGTGTATCACTGAATGTGGATGCAAAGATCGGCAATGGTACCCTGACGTCTACTACTGCATGGCGTTACTGGAACTGGGATCCCTCCAATGACAGGGACTTCACTGGTCTGGCGGTACTACAGTTATCCCAGGCTACTTCCAAACATAAGCAGTGGACACAGGAAGTACGTTACGCTGGTGATCTGACGTCCAGACTGAGTGGTGTGATAGGGGTATTTGGAATATGGCAGGACCTGAAAACTGATCCTTACCATGTAGAAGAATCAGGTAATGCACAATGGCGTTTCTCGCAAAGTACAACAAGTGAGCTATGGGCCACACCGGGACTGTTTGACGGATATGGTATCAGGACCACTTCCAGACTGAAAACATTTGGAGGCGCTGTATTCGGACAACTGGACTGGGCCATTACTGATCAGATACATGTGTTACCAGGTCTGCGTTATAACTACGATAAGAAAAAGGTAGACTACGACAGACAGACCTATGGCGGCCTACAGACAGACGATCCTGCGCTGATAGCGTTGAAGAACATTGTGTATACCAATCAGACGTTCAATGCCGATGTAGATGAAAGTAATGTATCCGGGCAACTGACCCTGGCTTACCAGCCCACAAAAGCGATCAATGCATTCGCCACCTATTCTACCAGCTATAAACCTATTGGTGTGAACCTGGGTGGTCTTCCCACTTCCAGCGGTAAGGTGATGACAGAACTGGCCAGGATCAATCCTGAATCAGTAAAGCACTTCGAAATAGGTGTGAAAACGTCTCCTGGCAAAAATGCTACGGCCAATATCGTATACCATAGAACTGATATAAAGGATTATCAGACACAGGTACAGACAGCAGAAGTGGGCGTAAACCGTGGTTACCTGGCGAATGCGGAGAAAGTGCGCGTACAGGGAGTAGAACTGGATGCCAGCATCAGGATACACAGTGCCGTTTCTCTGTATGGCTCCCTGGCTTACACAGATGGCAAGTATGTTTCCTTTAAAAACGCGCCGGTTCCCCTGGAGGAAACGGGTGGCTCCTCCGCCTTTAAGGACATTTCCGGGGGGCAGTTACCCGGTATTTCCAAGTGGGCCGGTTCACTGGGGGGAGAAATCGTTTCAAATCCCGGTATCATCCTGGGACAGAATGCGCGTTTCTTTGTAGGTGCGGACGCATATTTCCGCTCTTCATTCTCCTCCAGCCCCTCCCCTTCCAAATACCTGAATGTGGACGGATATACCCTGTTTAATGCAAGAGCCGGATTCCGCGCACTGAATGGCCTGACCCTGTTCGTATGGGGACGCAACCTGTTCAATAAAGATTACTTTGAACAACTGTTACCGGCAGCGGGTAATGCCGGACACTATGCAGCAGTGCTGGGGGATCCGGGAACATACGGTGTGACGATACGTTATTCTTATCATCAGTAA
- a CDS encoding DUF4838 domain-containing protein encodes MMHGLLLMMTLLTYNSCQSTKGNINLVAGGRSSYVIVLPDEAAKNETKAAKLLQEYLQRICGASLQIIAEKNYHDQAGIFIGNTAHADALNAEKLKGESFFIATDKRDVYIKGGSGKGVIYGIYTLLENYFGCRKYADAPVSIAASKNLDLPQQLMDRQAPVFLYRETYYPAAFDNEYLEWHKLHRFEDLWGIWGHSFFKILPPKDYFATHPEYYALVNGKRQASQLCLSNEGVYNEMVAYFRKAIADNPDALYWSIAPEDGGGFCTCDQCSKANAEEGGPQGPLVRFINRIAAAFPEQQFTTLAYQYTAHPPVKTKPAKNVFIMLSSIDANRQEPLSTIPSAAAFRKDLEGWGAITDNIFLWDYTTQFTNYLAPFPDYNNEQPNLEYLAAHKVKGVFSQGSGDTYGDMAAYNSYLQAKLLWNPGLSTEEITNDFLNGYYGPAGPFIGQYLQVLTTQLRNTKTQLDIYGNPVNNYKNYLSPEAIDQYSGLLDKAEKAVEGNNTLLTRVYHARLPLEYTVLQQSRFFGTDKFGYLIPEGNSFIVNPRWPERVKRFAAQCKLAGVKELSEGGSTIDAYQQEWDSIFARKWISSLAFRAKVSLLYPWAEDYPAKKEATLTDGLQGDKDFSINWLFIYGKDLVATIDMGTEKPVNEVNMNFLQDARHYIFSPADITVETSVDGINFIPAGKQPSSPLSEEDYNVIIHHYRFPVPAVKARYIRVTGRCLPQVPAWRTAPVSKKAAICCDEIYVL; translated from the coding sequence ATGATGCACGGCTTACTGCTTATGATGACTTTACTGACATATAACAGTTGTCAGTCTACCAAAGGGAATATTAACCTGGTAGCCGGTGGCAGGTCCAGTTATGTGATCGTCCTGCCGGATGAAGCAGCAAAGAATGAAACAAAAGCAGCGAAGCTGTTACAGGAGTATCTGCAACGTATCTGCGGCGCATCATTGCAGATCATTGCTGAGAAAAACTATCACGACCAGGCGGGTATATTCATTGGTAACACAGCGCACGCCGATGCACTGAATGCAGAGAAATTAAAAGGAGAAAGCTTTTTTATAGCTACTGATAAACGGGATGTATACATCAAAGGTGGTAGTGGTAAAGGGGTGATATATGGTATTTATACCTTACTGGAAAACTATTTCGGCTGCCGGAAATATGCAGACGCACCTGTCAGCATTGCTGCTTCCAAAAATCTTGATCTGCCGCAGCAACTGATGGACAGGCAGGCACCGGTCTTCCTATACCGGGAGACCTATTATCCTGCCGCTTTCGATAACGAATACCTGGAATGGCATAAGTTACATCGTTTTGAAGATCTCTGGGGTATCTGGGGACATTCGTTTTTTAAGATATTACCTCCTAAAGATTATTTCGCCACACACCCTGAATACTACGCACTGGTAAATGGGAAACGGCAGGCGAGCCAGCTTTGTCTCAGTAATGAAGGCGTATATAATGAGATGGTCGCTTATTTCCGTAAAGCGATAGCCGATAATCCAGATGCACTGTACTGGTCCATTGCGCCGGAAGATGGCGGCGGATTCTGTACCTGTGACCAATGCAGTAAGGCGAATGCAGAAGAAGGCGGTCCGCAGGGCCCATTAGTGCGTTTCATTAACCGTATTGCGGCGGCCTTTCCGGAACAACAGTTTACGACACTAGCCTATCAGTATACAGCACACCCGCCGGTGAAGACTAAACCGGCAAAGAATGTATTTATCATGCTGAGCAGCATTGATGCCAACAGACAGGAACCACTGAGCACGATACCATCTGCGGCTGCTTTCAGAAAAGACCTGGAGGGATGGGGCGCTATCACGGATAATATCTTCCTGTGGGATTATACCACCCAGTTCACTAATTACCTGGCGCCTTTTCCTGATTATAATAATGAGCAGCCCAACCTGGAATACCTGGCCGCACATAAAGTAAAGGGAGTGTTTTCACAGGGAAGCGGAGATACCTATGGCGATATGGCCGCCTATAATAGTTATTTGCAGGCTAAATTACTGTGGAATCCGGGCCTGTCTACAGAAGAGATCACCAATGATTTTCTGAACGGCTATTATGGCCCCGCAGGGCCTTTTATAGGGCAATACCTGCAGGTGCTGACCACTCAGCTACGCAATACCAAAACACAGCTGGATATCTATGGAAATCCGGTAAATAACTATAAGAACTACCTGTCACCTGAGGCAATAGACCAGTATTCTGGTCTGCTGGATAAGGCAGAAAAAGCGGTGGAAGGCAACAATACCCTGCTGACAAGAGTGTATCATGCGCGCCTGCCGCTGGAGTATACTGTGTTACAGCAGTCCCGTTTTTTCGGGACAGACAAATTCGGTTACCTTATTCCCGAAGGGAATAGTTTTATTGTCAATCCCCGCTGGCCGGAACGCGTAAAAAGATTTGCTGCGCAATGTAAGCTGGCCGGCGTAAAGGAACTTTCCGAAGGCGGCAGTACGATAGATGCCTATCAGCAGGAATGGGACAGTATCTTTGCCCGCAAATGGATCAGCAGTCTGGCGTTCAGGGCAAAAGTCAGCTTACTCTATCCATGGGCGGAAGACTATCCGGCTAAAAAGGAGGCAACCCTCACAGATGGATTGCAGGGAGATAAAGACTTTAGTATCAACTGGCTCTTCATCTATGGAAAGGACCTGGTAGCTACTATTGATATGGGCACTGAAAAGCCGGTGAACGAGGTTAACATGAACTTTCTGCAGGATGCCCGTCATTATATCTTTTCCCCCGCTGACATTACCGTGGAAACTTCGGTAGATGGCATCAATTTCATCCCTGCCGGAAAACAGCCGTCCTCTCCGCTTTCAGAAGAAGATTACAATGTCATTATCCATCACTACCGTTTTCCGGTACCTGCCGTAAAAGCACGGTATATAAGAGTTACAGGCCGCTGCCTACCACAGGTGCCGGCATGGAGAACCGCGCCAGTCAGCAAAAAAGCCGCGATCTGCTGCGATGAAATATATGTGCTGTAA
- a CDS encoding GNAT family N-acetyltransferase, whose protein sequence is MEIIRKYEAADREACVNAFISNVPYFFTAGEVSDFERFLDTVVNKDRDTYYYVLMYDGKVTGSGGFCSMSTKGQFTLAWGLIHKDHHRKGLGEQLLLHRICEIQSICGNYEILIDTTQYSAGFFERFGFVTVKITNDYYTAGLHRYDMVLKSTTQTGV, encoded by the coding sequence ATGGAAATAATAAGAAAATATGAAGCGGCAGACAGGGAAGCTTGTGTAAACGCCTTTATCAGCAACGTACCCTATTTCTTTACTGCCGGAGAAGTCAGCGATTTTGAGCGCTTCCTGGATACCGTAGTAAACAAAGATCGTGATACTTACTACTATGTGCTGATGTATGATGGAAAAGTAACCGGAAGCGGCGGTTTCTGTTCGATGAGCACCAAAGGACAGTTTACGCTGGCGTGGGGGTTAATACATAAAGATCATCACAGGAAAGGGCTGGGTGAACAATTATTGCTTCATCGCATTTGCGAGATCCAAAGCATATGCGGGAACTATGAAATACTGATAGATACAACACAATATTCTGCCGGGTTTTTCGAAAGATTCGGATTTGTGACGGTCAAAATAACAAACGATTACTATACAGCGGGGCTGCACAGGTATGATATGGTATTAAAAAGTACAACGCAGACAGGCGTATAA
- a CDS encoding alpha-N-arabinofuranosidase, with protein MKHKLSFLLLLLWAFSTNAQHTASLVIQPKSDHTISRHIYGHFSEHLGRCIYDGFWVDPSLNVQKKDRIRLDVVEALKKIRIPNLRWPGGCFADEYHWRDGIGPRDQRPKMVNTNWGGVTEDNSFGTHEFLELCELLDCEPYVSANVGSGTVEEMAKWVEYLNFDDVSPMTAIRKQNGHEKPWKVSFWGVGNESWGCGGNMTAAYYADQYKRYATYARNYPGAPLKKIVSGASDYDFNWTETVMKNIPLHQMWGVSLHYYTVPKTWNDKGSATDFTEKEYFTTMKKCLAMDSLVIKHAAIMDKYDPKKRVGLVVDEWGIWTNVEPGTNPGFLYQQNSLRDALIAGSTLNIFNNHSDRVKMAELAQTINVLQALILTDKEKMLLTPTYHIFDLYKVHHDAQYLPIQLNSPAYTSGSESIPAVNVSASLDSTGAVHISLVNLNPTQKITVSTSLQEVKWKTVTGQILTSAKVTDVNSFEQPNKIHIEAFKGAKKQGDQLVAELPPASVVVLELK; from the coding sequence ATGAAGCATAAACTGTCCTTCCTGTTATTGCTCTTGTGGGCTTTCTCCACAAACGCACAGCACACTGCCAGCCTGGTCATTCAACCTAAATCTGATCACACGATCAGCCGTCATATTTACGGGCATTTTTCTGAACATCTTGGTCGTTGCATTTACGACGGTTTCTGGGTAGATCCTTCTCTCAATGTTCAGAAAAAAGACCGTATCCGCCTGGATGTGGTAGAGGCACTGAAAAAGATCCGTATACCCAACCTGCGCTGGCCCGGTGGTTGCTTCGCAGATGAATATCACTGGCGTGATGGTATTGGTCCGCGCGACCAGCGTCCTAAAATGGTCAATACCAACTGGGGCGGTGTAACAGAAGATAACAGCTTCGGTACCCATGAATTTCTTGAACTCTGCGAACTGCTGGATTGTGAACCATATGTATCCGCAAATGTGGGTAGCGGTACCGTAGAAGAAATGGCGAAATGGGTAGAGTATCTGAACTTTGATGATGTCAGCCCGATGACCGCCATCCGTAAACAGAATGGTCATGAAAAACCCTGGAAGGTAAGCTTCTGGGGCGTTGGTAATGAAAGCTGGGGCTGCGGTGGTAATATGACTGCTGCCTACTATGCAGATCAGTACAAAAGATACGCTACCTACGCTCGTAACTACCCTGGTGCACCATTGAAGAAGATCGTCAGCGGTGCCAGTGATTACGATTTTAACTGGACGGAAACTGTCATGAAAAATATTCCGCTCCACCAGATGTGGGGGGTGAGCCTGCATTATTACACTGTGCCCAAGACCTGGAACGATAAAGGATCTGCTACTGACTTCACAGAGAAGGAATATTTCACCACCATGAAGAAATGCCTCGCTATGGACTCACTGGTGATCAAACATGCCGCTATCATGGATAAGTATGATCCTAAAAAACGTGTGGGCCTGGTTGTAGACGAATGGGGTATCTGGACCAACGTTGAACCTGGTACTAACCCCGGCTTCCTGTATCAGCAGAATAGTCTGCGTGATGCACTGATCGCCGGCAGCACACTGAATATCTTCAACAACCACAGCGACCGTGTGAAAATGGCGGAACTGGCGCAGACCATCAACGTACTGCAGGCGCTCATCCTGACCGACAAGGAAAAGATGCTGCTAACGCCTACCTATCATATTTTTGATCTGTATAAAGTACATCACGATGCGCAATACCTGCCCATACAACTGAACAGTCCTGCATATACTTCCGGTAGTGAATCCATCCCTGCTGTGAATGTATCTGCCTCCCTCGATTCTACCGGTGCGGTACATATCTCCCTGGTTAATCTGAACCCGACGCAGAAGATCACTGTATCTACGAGCCTGCAGGAAGTGAAATGGAAAACGGTTACAGGGCAGATCCTGACTTCCGCGAAAGTAACGGATGTGAATTCTTTCGAACAGCCAAATAAGATACACATTGAAGCGTTCAAAGGTGCGAAGAAACAGGGTGACCAGCTGGTAGCCGAACTGCCTCCTGCATCTGTTGTCGTGCTGGAACTGAAATAG
- a CDS encoding tetratricopeptide repeat protein — protein sequence MMSLFKYILSGTVLCCSLQVHAQLFNKGKDADELYNEAVKETKLNHYQKAIQLSKEALQKRPDFVDQQLLLGRLYMLTGNNDLARKHVRDVIVKAPRYKDAYLYATNIEMGAKRYEEAECYVDEGLYEFPQDKELMLKKLSILDASERFFQGGNYANSLLDKYAGDTTVQRAYTGHYLLAGHYYQQRNNTLLAQENYQRAMLLDPNNEEARTALNSMTMKSGSYTRALELVNTELAASPDSYDLMMRKLGLLQDMHDYAGAIDQLQQILKRWPSDAKARSMETALRMEAGAWYSNTDPYLLYQGVLEKNPGNREALDKVIGLSMSRGAYREALAWINRGLKTSPNDQRLLALKLDVLESDRKFTEAALLAEKLRYNYATDDRKAHYISLKLASGRDYLSQQQYDLAMAEFDKVLQASPRDTTALDLMANSYINQKDYIHALETLDKALAIYPDNSRFLLKKSSVLAETGQYDEAADIAAQLLKQHPGDARYNANIIDLRLTAGRKLMQAEEYDMAAGEFRAVLAQAPDNLDALNYLINMETAVEQPDSALYYADQALKYHPGDKELLLKKAGVLTQLKRYDEANAIAYQLMQRYPYTIRYRTAYTDGLIAAGNTYQRNNAPDSALALYRQVLNINRKDSLALLYSINLLNGKQSYDSALVYANQGLRYYPNNESFLQKRALTLENKKQYAEAALAADSVVKLNGNPVNVDYADYLHSKTMKNQFGMYFLHSSYDYQDTKYNIATLEYRHFFKRGSYAGRLNYAGREQGTGLQGEAELYYTHNRTLYSYALATYSNEVVFPKMRLGYSIFKTFKHDIEGELGVRYLNADSSNSISGVASIAKTWKDFWVNFRAYFISDSPEFYTSYNLTTRYYMNRQQDYIAFIAGLGTSPDDRSRLIQFPKLAGLLTRSVGAGYQKTFKYRTTAGIYGTWINQKISSTVFQNQYDIYITLQRKF from the coding sequence ATGATGTCTCTTTTTAAATATATACTATCCGGTACGGTACTCTGTTGTTCGTTACAGGTCCACGCGCAGCTTTTTAATAAAGGGAAAGATGCTGACGAACTGTATAATGAAGCGGTGAAGGAAACAAAACTGAATCACTATCAGAAAGCTATTCAGCTGTCAAAGGAAGCTCTGCAGAAAAGGCCGGACTTTGTTGACCAGCAGCTCCTGCTCGGAAGATTGTATATGCTGACGGGCAATAATGACCTGGCCAGAAAACATGTAAGAGATGTTATCGTCAAAGCGCCGCGATACAAGGATGCATATCTTTATGCCACCAATATTGAAATGGGCGCCAAAAGATATGAAGAGGCGGAATGTTACGTAGATGAAGGTCTCTATGAGTTTCCGCAGGACAAGGAACTCATGCTGAAAAAGCTGAGTATACTGGATGCCTCCGAACGTTTCTTTCAGGGTGGTAACTATGCCAACTCCCTGCTGGACAAATACGCCGGAGACACGACCGTGCAAAGGGCCTACACCGGCCATTACCTGCTGGCAGGACATTACTATCAGCAGCGTAACAATACCCTCCTGGCGCAGGAAAACTACCAGAGAGCCATGCTCCTCGATCCCAACAATGAAGAAGCCAGGACAGCACTCAACAGTATGACCATGAAAAGCGGCAGTTACACCCGCGCCCTTGAACTGGTGAATACAGAACTGGCTGCCAGTCCTGATTCCTATGATCTGATGATGCGTAAACTGGGCTTACTCCAGGACATGCATGATTATGCCGGCGCCATCGATCAGTTACAACAGATATTAAAACGCTGGCCGTCAGATGCCAAGGCGCGAAGCATGGAAACTGCCCTGCGCATGGAAGCAGGTGCATGGTATTCCAATACAGATCCCTACCTCCTGTATCAGGGTGTATTGGAAAAGAATCCGGGCAACCGCGAAGCACTGGATAAGGTCATCGGACTAAGTATGTCACGTGGTGCATACAGAGAGGCACTTGCCTGGATCAACCGCGGACTGAAGACCAGTCCTAATGACCAGCGCCTGCTGGCCTTAAAGCTGGATGTACTCGAAAGTGACCGCAAGTTCACAGAAGCTGCACTGCTGGCTGAAAAATTACGGTACAACTATGCGACTGACGACAGGAAAGCACATTATATCAGTCTTAAACTAGCCAGTGGCCGCGATTATCTGTCCCAACAGCAATACGACCTGGCCATGGCGGAATTTGATAAAGTATTGCAGGCAAGTCCGCGTGATACCACCGCCCTCGATCTGATGGCCAACAGCTATATCAATCAGAAAGACTATATCCATGCATTGGAAACACTGGACAAGGCACTGGCTATCTATCCTGATAACAGCCGGTTCCTGCTGAAAAAATCAAGTGTCCTGGCTGAAACCGGGCAGTATGATGAAGCAGCGGACATAGCTGCGCAGCTGTTAAAGCAGCATCCCGGAGATGCCCGGTATAATGCCAATATCATCGACCTCCGCCTCACTGCCGGCCGTAAGCTGATGCAGGCAGAAGAATATGACATGGCAGCAGGTGAATTCCGGGCAGTACTTGCACAGGCTCCCGACAACCTGGACGCACTCAATTACCTGATCAATATGGAAACGGCGGTAGAACAACCGGACAGCGCCCTGTATTATGCAGATCAGGCCTTGAAATATCATCCGGGGGATAAAGAACTGCTCCTCAAAAAAGCAGGCGTCCTAACACAACTGAAACGCTATGATGAGGCCAATGCGATTGCCTATCAACTGATGCAGCGTTATCCATACACGATCAGATACAGGACCGCCTATACCGACGGACTCATCGCTGCCGGTAATACCTATCAGCGGAATAATGCACCAGACAGCGCACTGGCATTATACAGGCAGGTACTGAACATCAACCGGAAAGATTCTCTCGCACTATTATACAGTATCAATCTGCTGAATGGTAAACAGTCATATGACAGTGCGCTGGTATATGCGAACCAGGGCCTCCGTTATTATCCCAATAACGAATCCTTCCTGCAGAAACGGGCGCTTACACTGGAGAATAAAAAACAATATGCCGAAGCAGCACTGGCGGCCGATTCAGTAGTAAAACTGAATGGCAATCCGGTGAATGTTGACTACGCAGACTACCTTCACAGCAAGACCATGAAGAACCAGTTTGGTATGTACTTCCTGCATTCCAGCTACGACTACCAGGATACGAAATATAACATTGCTACACTGGAGTACCGTCACTTCTTCAAACGGGGTTCCTATGCAGGTCGTCTGAACTATGCCGGCCGTGAACAGGGTACAGGATTACAGGGAGAAGCGGAACTATATTATACACACAACCGTACATTATACTCCTATGCGCTGGCCACGTACTCTAACGAAGTGGTGTTCCCGAAAATGCGGCTGGGTTATTCCATTTTCAAAACCTTCAAACATGATATCGAAGGGGAACTGGGTGTACGTTACCTGAATGCTGACAGCTCAAACAGTATATCTGGTGTAGCGTCAATAGCGAAGACCTGGAAAGATTTCTGGGTGAACTTCAGGGCTTATTTCATCAGCGACTCGCCGGAGTTCTATACTTCCTACAACCTGACCACCCGGTACTACATGAACCGGCAGCAGGACTATATCGCATTCATCGCGGGCCTGGGTACCTCTCCTGATGACCGTAGCCGCCTGATACAGTTCCCTAAACTGGCAGGGTTATTGACCCGCAGTGTGGGAGCAGGTTATCAGAAAACATTTAAATACCGTACCACTGCTGGTATCTATGGTACCTGGATCAATCAGAAGATCTCCAGCACCGTATTTCAGAACCAGTATGATATCTATATAACCCTGCAACGTAAATTCTAA